ATTTTTACGAATAAAGAATATTATTTAGAATATTTAGTTTTTGTACAAAAATCAAAAAGGTGGTTATAGTCCTCTTCTTTTGCAATATTTATAAAAACCATTATATGTTATATTTTTATTTTTAAGGTTTTTATTGCTTAAAATTTTCCATATACTTGCTATTCCAACATCCATTTCAAGATACATTTTTATTTCGTCTATATAATCATCCAGAACACTTTTTTTCCCTGGCTTTTGTTTTCTTTTTGTTATATTGTTTTTACCTTCCATCATTTTCAATCCCCATATTATTTTCATTTTCTTTGCTTTCTTCTAACTCAACCATTTCTTCCCTCTCAAATCTTTCTTGCCTTTCATTGTTTTTGATAATGTTTTTGGCTTCTTTGTCAAACAGAATATTCATTTTGGCGTCTAGCTGTTCCTCAAAATAATTGTACTCGTGTTCTTCAATCAATTCTTTGTTTTCATTTAGCAGTTGACTTGCTTGGTATATGTTATCTTCTTGAAGATATTCAGAAATTTCTTCTTTAAGTGCTTCCTTCTCTAAATAAGATTCATAATCTTCTTTTCCATCTTGTAAAGACAATAATATTTGACTGTTAACATCTAGCATCTTTTGCACTTTCTCATCACTGATCTCTAGTCCCTCTTTTTCAATAGCCTTTTCCATGCCATCATATAGCATTTTGTTTGCTTTCTCTTCTACAAGTTCAAACTTTGCTATTTCTTTTTCAACTTCATATTTACTGGTGTAATTGTTTATGAATTTTGCTATCTCATAAGGTTTGTCTCTCAAGCCGTAAGCCTCAATGTATTCTTTCTCAAAATTGTTTTCTAATGCTCTGTTCGCTATCTCCATGCCTTTAATGTTCAAAGTATCTGCGAGCTTATCTACTTGTATCAGCTTTTCATACATGGTGACATCGTTATGATTATTGTAGTGCTGTATCTTTTCAAAAGTTTTTATAAAATCTTTTTCCTTGCTTATGTCAGTGATCAGATCGTTATAATATTTTTCTTGGTTATCAAGACTTAAGTTGTCAGGATTGATATCAAGCAGAAAAGAGTGTCTATCGTCCATCACGTCTTTAAACTCGCTAATATGTTCGTTGATAAAGTCTTTTGCAGTTGTTTTTGTGATATGATCGGGGATATCTATGTATAATGTATCGGCAATTTTATACATAAATTCTAATTGCTTTTCACTTACCGGTGCATTCACAATTGATTCATTGTACGAATGTAAATTATCTTTTATAAAATGTCCTACGGTTTGTTGATCTTGATTGAACTCAATGTTGAGTTGTTCTGATATTTTGTTTGCAAATTCAATCTTTTTATAGCTTCCATCGGACACGGTTGGACTTTCTTTGGACTTTTCTTGGACATTGTTAAACTTATTTTCTTTCTGCGATCTTGAAATCTTATCGTCATCTTGCTTTTGTAGTTGGTCCCAATATGTCGTCGCGTTGTACTTTAGTTGTTCAACTTCTACAAAACTCTTTAATTGCTCTTTGTTATTTGTAAAAATCATCAAATTTTCTTCTGCTCTTGTGATCGCGACATAGAAAGAGTTAAAGTTTTGATTTGTAGCATCCATATATACAATAACATTTTTAGCGGTTTGACCTTGTGCTTTCATTGTAGTAACTGCATATCCGTAATCAAGATAATTGTAATCTTTGATATTAAATGTCAATTCATTCTTCTTATCCTGAATAAAAAAAGTTAAGTTCCCTTCGCTATCTATATTTTTTAAAACTGCATTCTCTCCGTTATTAATACCTAGCTTTTTATCATTTTTTGTAAAAACGATTTTTTCATTAATGGATAAGTTTATATCCTTTTCAAAGTATGCTTGTATATTTTTACCGTATTTTTTAAGATCAATTTCATATTCTCCATCTAGTTGAATAGTATTTTTGTCGGTGTTAACGCTTGTAATCCTTAGTTCTCTCCCCGCTTTAAGATCCCCAATGGCTGCTTGTAGAAATACATGACTGCTCTCTTCATAGCTCTCTGCGAGGAATTTCTTGCTTGGGGTTAAATTGCTAGATTGTTTTACCGTAAAACGAGTGCTTCTTTGATCTACTACGCCTGCATCTTGAAGTCTTGATCTGATCCTTTCGTTTATTGTGTCTTTTACTTTATTTGTGTTGGTTAGAATTATATTGTCTTTGTGGCTTTCTCTCCCGGCTACGACCGCCAATTTGTCTTCATCATCCTTGAAATACTCATTAATGACCGCATCAACTCCGTCTTTCGTCTCCTGGATGATTCCTTTCTTATCAAGAATGCCAAAAGCTTTAGCACTATCGTATTGATTAAGTGCCCAAACTGCGCTTTTTAATGTTTGATCTTTTTGTCTTAATACTTCATTCATATTTACGGTTTTCATATCAGCATGATTTTTGAGTAGTACAAATGGATCTCCGGCGCCGATTGCTTTAAACTGTTTTTCATCACCGATAAAGACCAATTGCGCTTTTGTCTCGTTTGCAATTTGAACAAGTTTTGCAGCATCCTTTGTTCCTAGCATACTTGCTTCGTCAACAATGATTTTTAGATCTTTGTCTCCATCTAGTTCAAGATAACCTTTTTCGTATTTGTTTAGAAAGCTTGCAATGGTTGAGCTTTCAATGCCGGCACCTTTAAAAACTTCTTTAGATTTGATTGCGGTTTTTAATTCTATTTCATTTGCAGCTTTACCGGTATAGGATAAACCTATAATCTTTGTATTAGATGATTTTAACTCGTTAAGAGCTTTCAACATTGTAGTCTTGCCTACACCGGCGTCACCCTGAATACCGATAACTTGATTTTTATTGCTTAGGATATGTACTGTTGCTTTTTGCTGCCCTATAGTCAAACTTTTGCCTGTTCTATCTTGTTGTTCGTTAGAATAATTCTCGACAAGTTCTTTAGCATCTCTTTTTAAGTACGCCTGCTTGATCGTTTTAGTCTCCTTGACTGATTCAATTAAGTCATGCTCTGCGGATAATATTGAGGCTGTCGTGTATTTGTCTTCACCGAGAGAAATCATAGTGTGGTTTTTAGTAAAAAGAGCTTCCTCAAAGACACTTGGTGCTATATGCTCTCTCATTGCCATTTTCCCGGCAATGGTAACAATGTCATTTTGAGAAAACACGGATGTTTCTTCGCTTAAAGCATAAGTTGCATTTTCGAGATATTCTTTTGCTTTTTCTATCTTATCATCACGGCTTAGAATTTCATTTTTGCCTGGATTAACTTGTAAATGTTTTCCCTTATCAAACCCTAACGCTTCGGCTCTTTTTAGGTTGTCTTGTTCTACCGCTTTTCTGTCAATTTTTCCTTTCCATTCTCTTGAGTGATATGCAGCCATTTGCTTGATCTCGCTGTCACTTTTATTTGGATATTTTTGTTTTAACTCTTTGATGAGACTTTCTTCGTTGAGTTGCACTGAGCGTTTTGAGAATTCTTCTAATAATTTATCGTCATCTTTGGTTTTAAAATCTATTTCAAAGAATGCCTGGCTTTGATTAACAATTCTTATATCGAATCCTAACTCAGACATTGAGTTGGCAAGTTCCATACGATACAAAGAACCCACCTTAATATATTCTTTGAAAATATCACCGGTTTCAATTGCTTTAAAAGTTCCATCTTTTGCTTGTGTCATATTCATAACGACTGCATGAGTGTGTAAGGAAGGATCTACGGTTGTTTTCCCAGTTTCTCCGTTTTTGACCGGACGCGCTACCGAGTGGGTAAATTTAGCAACCGCAATATTCCCGCTTCTGTATTTTGTGGTATTACCATCAATTGTTTCTCGTGTTTGTATCAATCTTTCAAAGTTATCAACACCTTTTTCAACGGCTTTATGGTGTGCATTCATAATTGCGGTCGCTAGTTTTTTATCCCCCGTTGCGTTTGCAAGTTCTAAAGCTACCGATACAGATTTTGGGGCATTGAATGTTAAATCAAGTGCAGCTCTTTTTCTGTCACCATCTTTATCTAGTCTTGTTCCAACGACTTGATTTCCTTCATTGCTTTTACCCCACAAAGCTTTTTCAAGTTCTTTTTCTGTAACCACCCCAACAAAACCCAGACTCTCAGCGCCTTTGCCTTGCCATTGTCCAAGATCCCCCTCTTGTTGATAGTAGTTGTCTTTGCTCTCCACATGATATTCCATCGCTGAATTAGCACCTATCCAAGCTGGTGTTGCAATCATCTCTTGTTCCTTTTTCTGATTATTCTCTTACTTATATTCAGAAATTAACGATAAATCAATATATTTTTTGTTACATCGCTGTTACATTGTAACGGTTATGAAAACATCGTAGGAGTGCGGTAAAAAATGCTATAATTAAAAAAATAAAGCGTCCTTCTGTCAATCGGTTTTCGGATGATTTTGTCTGAATAAGTGGTTGATTGGTTTGAATATTTAAGGTCTCAAAATGCGACTACAAACTGCTGCACAAAAAAGAATTTGAAGCGGAACAAAATGAAATAATCTCGATTATCGAGCAGAGAGATCCTGGAGGGAAAAAGAAAAGGAAAATTTGATTTTGCGTCGTATCATAAGGAACGTATGGCAAAGAGAAGATGAGAGCGTTACCGCTTTGTTACCTCAGTGTTACAATGTAACGCGAGATAGTATTCCAGTAAGATAGCTCTTACTGGAATATTCTAAACACAGTGAGAAGTGAATTAAGGTTGGTTACATTTCTGATTTTTGATGCCAATGCTTGGATTGATTTAAATCTTGTTTGACGCCATAACCTTTTTCATACATATAACTTAATGCCTCTTCTGCGGACTTATTGCCATTAAGAGCTGCTTTATGAATCCAAACGAAAGCTTCTTGATAGTTATTGCCTTCTGGAATATTACTTTGAAAATATAATTTTCCAAGTTGAAATTGGGCCTCTGGAATATTCTTTTCTGCCAAAACAGTGTAGAGCTTGAAAGCTTTTTGATATTCCTTCTGAGATAAATATTCTTTTGCTTGAAATAGTTCATTGCTAACTAGTAACTTTTGGACTTGATTAGCCTGTTTAATATGCCTATCATAAACATTATATCCTGTCCCAAGAAAGATAAACAATATTCCACTAATGATAGCAATAATAAGTATTTTTTTAAATTCTTTACTTTTTATATAAGCAATTATTAGTAGTATGATCTTTTTTAATACTTCAATTAAGAGTAGTGCAGGAATTGAAAATACAAATGTCAGGACACCCAAGATAACAATTTTGCCAATATTTCCAAAATAGTCCTCTGGAGTAATTCTAAATTTTTCAATGATATAATAAAAAAACTCTACTGCAGGATAGGCTGCTATTACAAATGCTAAAAAAATAAAAAATTCATCATAAGATTTTTTCTTACCCTGTGGTTGAGAAGTGCTTTCAATATTGTTTTTGACAATTTGCTTCTTCCCTATAAAAATATAGAGTAAAGCGCTAAAAGGTAAAAAAATTAATAATATGATCCATATTAATTTATTATTATTTTGAAATTCATTGGAAATGACAGAAAATAAAGAATATATCCATATGATAATACCTATAAGCATTATATAATAGACTGAATTATCCATTAATTATCCTTTGAAAAAGTTTGATGATATAGATATGGTGAACATGATTCTTTATCGATTAGAATTGTAATAAGTTCAATATTATTTTTGCTAAGAAATATCTCATGTATTTTAATGCCGGAAAGCAAATAGCTTTGTACATTATTGTTTTTGTTGCTAAAAAGTAAAGCACAGGTACCACTTTTTTCATTGTCGGAAAAGCTTTTGATAAAATCTTGTTCATCTTTGAAGTTTTTAAGAATATCGTTTTTTGTATAATATGGGTATTTCAAATAAAGGGTTATCTCGTTTGAATTGCTACTTGTATATTTAACAGACTGCAAATTGTTATTGAGCATAAGTGGAAGATCTTTATTTTTGGCTAACTTGGTTTGAATCAATTCTTTTCTTCTATCTCTGATATGTTGTTCAGTGCTTTCTCCATTTGCAAAATATGCATAGCCAACTATGTCTTGCGCGGGAATACTACCCCAAAATCTACTGTCATTGGAGTGATCTCTGTTGTCACCTATCATGAAGTATTTATTTTTTGGAACTTTTGTATAAAATGCATTATAAACTAGACCCGGTTTTTTAGGTAATTCTGCAACTAGTGCCGGTTGCATTGCCAGTTGATTGATATTCATATACAAACCCATTTGTTGAAAGATATTGACGCTTTGGTCATAGTGAATACCGGGATATTTATAAAAATATGGATTTTTGACCCAGATTTTACCGCCAAACGTGACGATTTGATCCGCTTGGAAGTTTTTCTTCATATAAGCATCGCCTTCGCGAAATCTAATATAAAGTGTTTTATCTGCATAGAGGATTTGATCTCCACCGAAGGCTACACAACGTTTGGCGTATATGACTTTTATATTCTGAGGATATTTAAATATTAAAATGTCACCTCTTTTGATTTGTGACAAATCGGAGAAAGGTTTTGCCATTAAAATATCACCTACTTGTAATGTAGGGCTCATACTTTTTGCAACGATTCTATAAGTTTTTTTGTGTAAAAACGCATATAAAAAACCTACTAGTATCCCTATAAATAATAAAACCAAAAAATATTTAGTCTTTTTAAATCTAATAATATTTTTGCTCACTTTCATTTGCCTCCAAAATTAAATATGCTGATAATTATACCACTAAATAATGGATTTCAACAATGCTTCTTTCAATCAACGCAAGATTTCACTCATTCAAGCACATTGCAGCTATTGATGTTGATTGCTTGATTTTCTTTGATGAAATAGCGATCTTTAAAGGTATACCCCATCTTTTTTGAGAGAACTATAGTGGTACCATTTTGTTGAGTGCAGACAAACTCTTTCATACTCAAGAAATTTAGCTTTGCACTTGTTTTTGTGTAGGTATTTACAGAATAGGTAATAAGTAATAGCGTTGGTAGCACAATAACCGAAATAATTACAAAATTCTTAATATAATCCCACATTGTTGCTCCTTTTACTGGAATATTTTTAAGACGGCCAAAGGCGAGCCTGAGTTAATCGCCTGAACGGTTGCACTTGCTGAATTCGTAATGTTATGCGTTAAGGATTTTTCTACAAAAGCATTTTCAATTTTCTGTGCGATTTGTTGTTTACCTATACTCTTGAGATGGCTAGTGTATCGACGGACCATATTCGTGATACTTCGTGTTGAACTATTTTGAGATAGTTTGGAGAGAGCATTACTTGTGCTAGTTGCATAAGCAAGTGTAAGAAGAGGCGTGGAATAACCAACTCTATCCGATGAATACAAGACTGAACCATTTTTAAATAGTATAGGTATTGAACTTGTAAGCTGTAATGTATATTCTCCGTTATTACAAGAATATGTATCATTATTTCCACCAAAATTGCATTCATAGATGTAAATTTTTTGTGGTAGAGTTTGCTGTACTGCTACTTTTAGAGCCATTGCAACCCTGATTTGGATATTATCGATAGTATTTTCTCCAGGGAAGCCGGTAAGTGTCTTGATCGTAGAATTAACTATCTGTGAAGTGTAATTTAACAATTCAACTATCTTTTTAATTTTTTTAATATTTTTATCTTCCATTCTTGCTCTTTGTTGTGCTTTTTTTTGATAATAGTTCATCGCAAGATTGTTAACTATATCTTCATCTCCATTAACGTAATAAGATGTTCCAACATCATCATTACCCAAGAAAAATGCTTTGCGAGGCCAATTGTATTTCCTAAGCTGAATAAGAACATATGGAATCGGATTGATTTTAATATCCCATGAGCCAGTTTTTGTCTGACTCACAGTTTTTGTTGAACTTTTGATTTCACTCAAAGTTTTGGTGGTTGAGCTAGACGTACTGTGCTCATTTCCCCTTGATTTTGTTATGTTTTCACTTTTTTGAAACTGATGACTCATTTGATGCATCTCTTTTTTTGCCTCGCTACTACTCGTGTCTTTTCGAGAGCTATTTGAAATGTCTGCAAATGATAGAACAGGCGATAAAAGTAACAAAACAAGGAAAATATTCAAACTTGTTTTCATTGCTCCATGCCTCTTATGTGATATCCAAAATATTCAAATTTTTTAAATATCATTTTAGTTGCCAAATTCACAGGCCTAATACTTTCTAGGTAGCTTTCTAGTTTCGGATAATTTGATAAAAGTGTTAGTATTTTAATAGCTTTTGCATTTCCCCTTAATGCAAGTTTTACAGTAGTAACGAATTCATGTTTCATTACCCCATTGGAAAAATCAGTAGAATAATATCCTTCGGAAAGAAGAAATGAAATCATAAGCAATCTCCTCTTAATCATAAAACTCTTGCTTTTTCCCGTGAAATATCTTGGAAATTGGATGAATCTAACCCAAAGTGCAGTTGTATCATAAGATACAGTTAAAGAATTTCCTTTTGTTGAAAGATCTACACTTTTAAGGTTTACCTGTGACGGGACTTGGCCACTTTGTAGTAAACCTATAATTGAACCTTTACGCGCACCTGCAAAATCTATTAAATCATCCATCAGCTTACCGCTTGACGCAAGTCCCTTGCTTACTTTATCTGCCGTTGCAGGTATTAGGTCATTTGGATTTTTTGCTATTAATGCAGCTGTGCAATTAATAGCATCAGCAACAAACCCTGAAATATCATTTCCATAGCCGCCACTTTTTATCCTCTTGTCAAATTTAGCAATAGCTGAATTTATACGTGCATCTATACGGCTTGTGTTGGCAGATAAAGCACTTCCTCCAAACATTATTAAAAATGCAACTATAATTACTTTTCTCATTTCACACCTCCTTTTTTATTTTGAGATCGCAACTTTTCAAGTAACATTCTCATTCTTTGCCAGTCTGGTTCAAATTTTGCAAAATATTTTTTTGAGAATTGATTGTTAGACAAATCATTCAATTCGTTTCCCGCAAACAAAATGTAATTAAAAAATGCTTTTTGAACAAATCTCCTTTTACCCATACCTTCGTAAAAACCTATTACTGTCGAAGTCTCATTAAATCCTGTCCAATTTTTCTTTTTGGTTAAAGCTGTCACACACCAACTTGTAAATCCACTTTCAATTTCTCCGTGTATGTAAGTTTCTCCGTTTCGATTAGGGCGTAAAAAAGTCCGTAATGAAATAAGTTGATACAAACGATAATAATACTCGTATGCATCTTTTGAGTGTATGAGATACATATTTGAGTTAAAAACTAGGTTGCTCCACTGGAAGCTTCTATCTATCGTATTTGTTGGTAATCCTATCGAACTTACGGTGTCTTTAAGCGTACCATATTGAGCAGTTAGGATACTCCCTCTCGCGTTACAAAAACTTCGCATGTATATCATCCCGTTTTTACCCATAGCAGAATTTGTTGTATTTTTCACCCATGGTTTATCTTTTTGTGTCTGTATGTTCGCAACACCTTCTTTTATGGTTGCAATTACATTTTTGTTTTCCCACCAGTTGGTCTCTGCGCAAGCGCAAGAGACCAATACTGTTATCACTGTTATTGCCGTCAAAACTTTTTTCATTTTTTCTCCTTTAATTTTTTAGATAAGTATGTCTTCACGTAGTAAAGAAAGGTGTTATAACATATCGAAATGTCTTTATTTTCACTAAGAAATCTCAACCACGCTTTTCTAACGCTTCTGCTTTTTTCGACGAGTAATTTGATCTGCCCGTGATACGGGCTTAATTTACTCTGTGATATAGGGTTAATGCCCTCTTGAAAAATAGATTTTTCTATTTCATGTTTTTCCTCCCACTTTTTTTTTAATTTTTCCCCATCCATCTTCTCCTTTTCAATTTTCTTCGCTCGATCGTCAAGAAGTTTCTTTTCCTGCTGTTTTTTAATCTCTTCGATCGTTTCTATCTCGTATCTTCTACTACCGTCCGAAAATATCGTTGGTACTATCAGCCCTTCTTTTTCCATTTTTTCAAATTTTGTGCGAGTTATAATCTTAATTTTAATAATTAAGTCTGTTTTTGTAACTAGCATTTGCAATCCTCCATTCTTTATTACAATATTCAGAAATTAACTTTGAGTTCAGCATTTTTTCTACCGGCCAGTTGAAAATCAATATATTTGTTTTGTATATTTTGTATATTTTTTTCCATCTCTTCGGTAAGCACTTTTACCGCCATTGTCTTAGACTCAATATATTTTTTTGTGCCATTGTTTTTTAAAAAAACCGGTGCGAACTTACCTTTTAAGATCCACTTGCACCCTTCAATTTTTGCGTAAAATTCAAACTTGTTAAGCATCGTTATTTCGCTCTCGTCAATAAGATTTTCTTTAACCATTTGTCTTTGCAATTGTGATCGGTCTGCCATATCATGCATACCGAAACTGAAGCTTTCGTTGTTGCGGATTATTGTTGTTTTACCAAATAATTTTTCGAGGAACTGGGCACCAAAATTATTTTTAAAGATCAAAAAAGAGTTCGTCGTGTCAAGCATTGATTCCGCTTCT
This genomic window from Sulfurospirillum sp. 1612 contains:
- the mobF gene encoding MobF family relaxase yields the protein MIATPAWIGANSAMEYHVESKDNYYQQEGDLGQWQGKGAESLGFVGVVTEKELEKALWGKSNEGNQVVGTRLDKDGDRKRAALDLTFNAPKSVSVALELANATGDKKLATAIMNAHHKAVEKGVDNFERLIQTRETIDGNTTKYRSGNIAVAKFTHSVARPVKNGETGKTTVDPSLHTHAVVMNMTQAKDGTFKAIETGDIFKEYIKVGSLYRMELANSMSELGFDIRIVNQSQAFFEIDFKTKDDDKLLEEFSKRSVQLNEESLIKELKQKYPNKSDSEIKQMAAYHSREWKGKIDRKAVEQDNLKRAEALGFDKGKHLQVNPGKNEILSRDDKIEKAKEYLENATYALSEETSVFSQNDIVTIAGKMAMREHIAPSVFEEALFTKNHTMISLGEDKYTTASILSAEHDLIESVKETKTIKQAYLKRDAKELVENYSNEQQDRTGKSLTIGQQKATVHILSNKNQVIGIQGDAGVGKTTMLKALNELKSSNTKIIGLSYTGKAANEIELKTAIKSKEVFKGAGIESSTIASFLNKYEKGYLELDGDKDLKIIVDEASMLGTKDAAKLVQIANETKAQLVFIGDEKQFKAIGAGDPFVLLKNHADMKTVNMNEVLRQKDQTLKSAVWALNQYDSAKAFGILDKKGIIQETKDGVDAVINEYFKDDEDKLAVVAGRESHKDNIILTNTNKVKDTINERIRSRLQDAGVVDQRSTRFTVKQSSNLTPSKKFLAESYEESSHVFLQAAIGDLKAGRELRITSVNTDKNTIQLDGEYEIDLKKYGKNIQAYFEKDINLSINEKIVFTKNDKKLGINNGENAVLKNIDSEGNLTFFIQDKKNELTFNIKDYNYLDYGYAVTTMKAQGQTAKNVIVYMDATNQNFNSFYVAITRAEENLMIFTNNKEQLKSFVEVEQLKYNATTYWDQLQKQDDDKISRSQKENKFNNVQEKSKESPTVSDGSYKKIEFANKISEQLNIEFNQDQQTVGHFIKDNLHSYNESIVNAPVSEKQLEFMYKIADTLYIDIPDHITKTTAKDFINEHISEFKDVMDDRHSFLLDINPDNLSLDNQEKYYNDLITDISKEKDFIKTFEKIQHYNNHNDVTMYEKLIQVDKLADTLNIKGMEIANRALENNFEKEYIEAYGLRDKPYEIAKFINNYTSKYEVEKEIAKFELVEEKANKMLYDGMEKAIEKEGLEISDEKVQKMLDVNSQILLSLQDGKEDYESYLEKEALKEEISEYLQEDNIYQASQLLNENKELIEEHEYNYFEEQLDAKMNILFDKEAKNIIKNNERQERFEREEMVELEESKENENNMGIENDGR
- a CDS encoding tetratricopeptide repeat protein; its protein translation is MDNSVYYIMLIGIIIWIYSLFSVISNEFQNNNKLIWIILLIFLPFSALLYIFIGKKQIVKNNIESTSQPQGKKKSYDEFFIFLAFVIAAYPAVEFFYYIIEKFRITPEDYFGNIGKIVILGVLTFVFSIPALLLIEVLKKIILLIIAYIKSKEFKKILIIAIISGILFIFLGTGYNVYDRHIKQANQVQKLLVSNELFQAKEYLSQKEYQKAFKLYTVLAEKNIPEAQFQLGKLYFQSNIPEGNNYQEAFVWIHKAALNGNKSAEEALSYMYEKGYGVKQDLNQSKHWHQKSEM
- the lepB gene encoding signal peptidase I, whose translation is MKVSKNIIRFKKTKYFLVLLFIGILVGFLYAFLHKKTYRIVAKSMSPTLQVGDILMAKPFSDLSQIKRGDILIFKYPQNIKVIYAKRCVAFGGDQILYADKTLYIRFREGDAYMKKNFQADQIVTFGGKIWVKNPYFYKYPGIHYDQSVNIFQQMGLYMNINQLAMQPALVAELPKKPGLVYNAFYTKVPKNKYFMIGDNRDHSNDSRFWGSIPAQDIVGYAYFANGESTEQHIRDRRKELIQTKLAKNKDLPLMLNNNLQSVKYTSSNSNEITLYLKYPYYTKNDILKNFKDEQDFIKSFSDNEKSGTCALLFSNKNNNVQSYLLSGIKIHEIFLSKNNIELITILIDKESCSPYLYHQTFSKDN